The Agelaius phoeniceus isolate bAgePho1 chromosome 2, bAgePho1.hap1, whole genome shotgun sequence region AGGTCAGATTTTCTCATGTGCAAGGACATAGAAGGCTGGCAAAACAACTTGAAAATGTAGGAATTCGTTAACTGCATGCACTAGGCTTTTAATGTTTAATCTGCAAACTAAAGTAACTTCAATTGAAACTCTCTGTCTTCATGCTGGTATGGTCCCAAGGCTTCTCATTTGCACCAGAGATGTTACAGCCTAATCTGGTTGTGTAGCTGAAATTCTTTGTCTAGACTTAACGTTTCATTTGTTTAAGGGTTCTTATTATATTTACATGGTATGCAGAGATTAGTGCATGATATTTCTGATAAAGTATTCTCTTTTCTCTGCATGAACTCCAAAAtcatataaaatttaaaaattgctgtCATAAAGTAAATAAAAGCAATAACCAACAAAAAAGTTTATGAGTACAACTCGAATGGGATTTTTGAAATATGAGACTTTTAGCATTTTTCAATTCaatttttccttgaaatttcaAGAGTGGCAGAAGTTTATTGAGAAAATACTATTTCATCTGTGGAAATGACTCACAAAATATGTGAAGTTcttcagaaattaaaatgtCTAACCTTAGGTTCTCCTTTTAGTACTTTTAGTAGTAGTAAATAATTCacatttattaatatttttctataaAATAATAGTTTGcacttaattttttaaaaaaaatacacctACAAACATAGGAATTTAAAAACTCTTAACAGTAGTCTATTTACAATGTATACTTGTTGAAATGGGTCTTGGGCattatttatttgaaaacacTTGCAGAAAGCAGCATTGATTTACACAGACTGCTTACCCCTGTGTACTCTATtttggggtgacactgggaaGGTCCTTGCTGGAAATCAAAGAAGGTGATAAGCTGCCAAAGATGGCTTTTACTTCTTAGCACCCCAGTGCTTACTGACTCCTGGCCACTGAAACAACATTTATTTAGACTGACATAAAAAACTCTACGGAATCTGCCACCTTCATGCATCTGTCCTTTacgtatttttctttttcttttttttttttttaagagcctGTGACCTGAAGGTTGAACTCAAGGACACATCCAAGCAAGTCACTGGAGTTTTGCctttgctctgcctgctgacctCTGCTCTCTCCTCATTACTCCCAAAAAATGGAACTTTCCACACGAGAAATTTGCCTCAACTTCATGGTTGTCCTGGTTACTGTAATCCTCATGTGGCTCCTTGTGAAGTCCTATCAGGATTGAAAGACTCTCAGAAACCCTGGAGGTGATTTCAGTGGCAGACATCAGTGGCACCCACAGCATGCCACATCAATTAGCCTTCAGTCAATTGAAGATGTTATGAATCTTTATTTTTCACTCTCTCCTATCTGTTGCCTGTGCTAATGTTTGTAATGGGTCTGTGATGGTGTAATTCTTTCAGTCTGCAGTGATCCAGCTGTAAAGTGTAAGATGCTTAGGAACAGCTTGATGTGGCTGTCTCCTCTGTGCTAGTTTCTGTGAGTGCTGTACTCCCAGCCCACCATGCTGGCTTGTTTGGCATCAGTGTTGGGTTCTGGAGGGTGTAAAACTGCAATATGTAATGTAAGAGCCTGTATTATCCAATGTAAAAGGCATAAACTTGCTTAGAGAAAAGGAATGTGAAACCTCTGCTTCCACTTGCacattttgtttaaataaagaCCACGTAAAACCATTTTTTGGAGCATTCCTTATCCCTCTCCTGACCTGAGCCAATAATAGCTGTGGTACAGTGTGATGTGAAAGTGGGGTGGTTTGCTTGTTCCTCCAACTTACATTtcaatttgtattttttaaaaagtgctgtAGAATGGAAACCCTGCAGCATAACAGACATGTAACCACATATATGACCTGTTTGGGTGATTTTCTGTCCAGAGAGACTGACACCCTTGGTGCCTGTGGACACAGACTTCAAAGAGAGCCTTTGTCCCACTGGGACATCGTCAATAATCGCGTTTTCTGACGCTCGATTTTGGGCAGGGATTCCCACAGTTTTATTTTGGGCCAAGCTATTTTTGGAGCAGTGCCTGCAGGGATGAGCCTGGCCAATTGCAGGCGTAGGTTCCTGCTggcaccccagcccagccatgagccttgcccagagcagcattcccagtgGGACACGCCAGGTGTCATGGCACAGCCGTGGCCAGCCTCAGGAGGCTGAGGTGTGACTGTGTCTGGGTTGCTGTCACGGTGTCGTCGCCTGCTAAAGCATCTTGAGCCAGCTTGAAGAGCCCACAGTTCCTGGGCTTGTGATATCAGTAATCAAACTCCTCCCAGGAATTCCCCATCTGTCATTTTAATGGCTTCAGAGAATCAGCATCCTCTACAAAGTACAGCTTCCTGTAGGAAGGCAGTTTAGTATGTGCCACGATGCTGATACATGTCTCTTTCCCTTCCAGGAGCCTGGAAGGAGCAGGCAGCattgcagggctgtgctgggctacCCAGGTCTTTGATGGTGAGGCAGAGCTGGCCCTCACAGGTGGGATTTGGGCCTGGGTTTTGGGAAAATAGCAAATATTCTGTTAGAACCACTTATTAAGGGTTTGTGTTGCTTCAAGTTTGCTAATAAATGAGCTCTTGCTCTGTGTCATTTGTACTGTTTGTCTGGGCCTGCAGTCTTGCAGTTTGTGCCTCTCATTCTCCCAGTCAAGGAATCCCCACTGCAGTGCAATGCTAAAAAGCCACCTCTTCTTTATTCTTGACTGCAAATGAGCAAACTTGCCTCCAGAACTTCTGGGGATGgcaaattttcagaaaaaaaaagcgcTGAGACATTGAAATGAACTTCTGTCAGCAATGGACACAGCCTTTCTCTGCAGCCCACCTTGCACCAGATGCTGCTCTTTTATCGGTAGTGCACATGGTCTGTTTGTGTTCAAAAGCTTGGCTGAGACCTGCAAGCAACAGCTAGAGAAGGACATGGAAAATCTATTTATAAATACTGTGAATACTTGATAATTCAGTATGAAAGATGAGAATCTTTCACTGGCTGTAACTCCCAGAAGAGAGCAATACCTTGGGCTCATCCCAGTCTAGCAAATAAAAAACCAGAGGTGTAGTCTTCACTGTCTGAACCAGCAGTGGTTCAGAAACACTTCAAGGTGATCCTAGCAGTTTTCAGTGTGCAATGAAAACTGAATTCACAGAATAGCTTGGTTtgcaagggaccttaaagttcatctagttccagctccctctgccaagggcagggacaccttccactagaccactCCTTCACTTTAGATCCAtcctccttgtcctatcactacatgcccttggtAGAAtgttcctctccagctctcctgcagacccctttaggtactggaaggctgtaGAAGGCAttcccaaagccttctcttctccaggctgaacagctcTCTAGGCTGGTCTTCATAGAAGAGGTACTCCAGGCTGCTGATCGTCTTTGTAGCCTCCTCTGTACCAaccccagcaggtccctgtcctccctgtgctggtgccccagagctgatgcagccctgcaggtgggctctgagcagagcagaggggcagaatccactccctggccctgctgcccaccattggatgcagcccaggacacgtttggctttCTGAGATGTGAGTGCTGGGTTGTGTTCAGTTCTCATTATCTGGTGCCCCCAAGTCgttctcctcagggctgctgtcaaTCCATTCTCTACCCAGCCTGTATTTGTGCTGAAAGTTGCTAAGAAAATATTCTGGAGAGTTTGGGCCATCCACAACTTTTTGTCAGCAATCTTTTTCAGAGTCACCATGCATCTGACTTTGACAATATGATTAAAGTAAATCACCTCGAACAAGTTCCTAAAAGTGAGAATACCAGCCTAAATGGTTCTCTTTTCAGGCATTTCTAGTTTTCAAGAAAATTTTGAATGAGATAAATTACTTGCCTAGGTCATTTGCCTGAAGCTGAGGAAAAAGACAATTCAACATTTAGTGCCAGATGCTGTGAAGAGACAGCATTTTGTAGTTTAGAGGCGCATTAATGTCAAAGAACTTCAACCAAATACAGATATGTAAATACAAAATTTCCTAGTTTGAGGGACTTAATGTAGGTGTTTGGTGTGACCCTTAAGGTTCAAACTGTCCATTACCTTCTTGCTCACCAAAGAATCCCTGGATGAGAGATGGCTTTGTGGAGATGCATGTTGTAATGATTTTCCATCCTTCTGCAGTATAAAGGAGATGGAGAACATCAGAGGACTTCTGGGCTAACAGTGATTTGTCTTTAGTTTatcagcaaaattattttatgcaaaattttcatttcaataCTTTTCATTAttcaaaattttcattttcatttggaCAATACTTTAAGTGTAAGTGTAGCCTCCCTGGATAAagtgttccagtgcttgactgTCCTCACAGGAAAGAAGAGTTTCCTTATGTTTAAATGTGTTTCCTGCCATTGAGTTAGttcccatttcctcttgtctcGCTGTTGGGGACCACTGAGAAGGGTCTGGCCCTGTCTTGTTCATTCTCACCCACCAGGTGTTTACATACACTGAGAAGACCCCTCTAAGCCTtgtccaggctgaacagtcccagctcCTTTAGCCTTTTTTCATCAGATGCTTCCTCATCTTCATGACCCTTTTCTTTGACCCTCTGcatgtctctcttgtactgGAAAGTCCAGCTCTGGACACAGCATTCCAGATGTGTCTCCAGCACTGAGCAGAAAAGaaggatcacctccctcagtCTACTGCCAGTGTTCTGCCTGGTGCAGCCCAGGAGGCTCTTTGACTTCTGCTGCAAGGACCCATTTTTGGTTCATGGTTCATGGTTCATGGTGTACCCAGTGAGCCTCAGgtcctctgcagagcagccttcCAGCTGCTTGGCCCCTCCTATGCATTTGTATGTCAGCATTTGGCAGTTTTACACAGCATGCCCAGGGCATCAATGCAGCACAGTTCTCACCCGTGAGGAGGATTGCCCAGGTGACACTTTACTACCctgttatagatggataatgagatgattggctctcgcAATTAAAAGAtgactattgtgtgaatattaagaaaagctttagtgatgtatagttatgttattgtagtttagatgtcctctgttctccccatagttcctttcccccctccctgTATTGTGGCCATCAGACATCTGGGGTTGTCTAGGACAGGTAAGAAGAAGGTTGCACATGCGCCCCTTGcatggggcagttgggaatgggaaaagctTGGTGCTTAGGGGGTgcggcatggcaacacctgatcTCCAACCAAGTTACAAGAAAATGGTTTCCACcaataaatggcaaagaagagctgactgacagactttgggaggggccagggctggctgatgcaacccccaggggtaTGAAggactgagcatccatcttgaagatgaactgGCCATGTGGTATGCACAAGGGCAGTTCCCAGcgctgcagctttttccttatgtagtcctttgttgtattttttcaaggtttaataaacctttttaaattttcaaagtgagcagttgtttctcacatACCCCATCCCTCTGCTATCCCACCTCCTTTGCTAAAGGCACtctgtgcagcaggagctgcttaCGATGAGCAAAACAGTGATTGCTTAGGACTGACCTGACTCAAACGAGGTAATTTTTACTCTGCTACCTAAGCATGGATGAATTAGCCACACACAGAGGCAGAAGTCCAGCAGCAATCTCTCCATTCCCTTTACTGGGCTTTAGGTCAGACTGCAGCTACCTAATTCTAGGTGTTCAGATTTCAGGAGCTTGAGTCTAGGCCTGGTCATGTGGAATTGCTAAGCCTTAAGTACTTCATTCCAAAGAAGCTCAAGACATAGGATGTTCAGCATGCTTTTGGGAAAAATCAGACTGCTAGTTTATGGGCCTGCGTACCAACCTAGAACAAATTTAGGCACCAAGATTTGAAACTTTGGCTAATCATTAGAAAATTGTTCAGTGGGGTCTACCAGAATACTTTTACCAATCCAGTATGTTTTCAGTTGAAACCagtttctctatttttttttcaagaaaattgttttttccaaggaaaaataaaatttgtcaAAGTCAAATGTCATGTATGAAAACCAACTGTGTccattttgcttttgaatgaTGTGTCAAAGCTGCTGTAGGCTATGTGACCTGTGCCCCCTTCTCCTTCATTGCCCAGGCTCCAGGCCAGGCAGGCTCTCTATCCCATGTTGCATAACCAATCACTCTCATGGTGTGCTACCTCCAAATCACAAGGTAGGAAATTGTCATGCAATGAGACAGAGGTgagtatgggaaaaagaagtggCTGACATCAAGGATCTGCATGTGCTGCTTCCTAAGTGGATTGATTACAAACATTTTCTTAGTGACATTTTTTAGTTTGCAAAGATTCACtcaaaattcagttttctgtggggggaaaaaatggcacACTGTGTAAGCTCTGTGTTCAGCAGATGGAAATATATAACATGAAATGTGTAAGTGCTGTGTATGTGTTCAGCAGAtgacaaagaaaaagaagaaaatccaaaagTTCTCAGCCTTATCAAGGCAGTGTTCCTGTGTATGTACAGAATCTTTCTCTGGGTCATGCCAAAAAAAATGTGAAGCATAAATAACTTCCTCGCTATGTAGCAAGTCCAGCACAGCTCTATTTATACAACTGCATTTGGAAGCATGCCAGAGGCAATAGATGCCCTTGCAATTCAAGAAGAACTTGGCACAATCATAATCTATATTTTGCTGGTGCAGTGAGCTAGAAGGGATCAAGAAGACTGACAGGTGCTGACTCGCTGGCTGGCCATTGTGGGGACTCCTAAATCACTCTTCACCTGCACAGCTGAGCTGGTTTGCCCCCTGTGTGCTGGGCTTACCCACAGATTACGGGTCTGAGCTGGAAAAGCCTTTGGCACGTTTCTCAGGGCCACATACAGCTGCTGCTCAAGCCAATCAGCTCTGACCTCCCAGCTTAACAGTTCAGCTGGCAGCTTCTGCAGAGAGATGACAGCATTTCAAGCAGGCTCTGCTATGCTTATCAGCTAATGCCAATCTCTACTCACACTGGGCTGATCTGTGAGGGAGTGCAAAGAAGCATAAATTTGTAAATGGGACGAACAGAGGTGGCCATCTTGTCCcactgtgtgtgctgtgttCCACTTGTACTTTCCAGTTCTTGGCTGTAGTGGGTGGATGAAGGAGATGAGTAATAATTTGGTTTTGGCAGCAGTTGTTAGGTAAATGTAGACTCATGCTTCCTTCTTCTACAGCTTGTATGGCAGGGCTCAGGAAGGTTTCTGTATGTGCCTGGATGTGCCTTAATCTTTTGGTTTTGCATTTATGCCTTTTGGTGTACCCAGATgagctgccagagctgtgcctctCTTCCAAATGGCTGTTTTCCTTGTGTTTCAACTCTGCCCTCTCGGGAAGCAGGCAGTGGGTTTTGTGGGGATTGTCTCAGCCTCGTGGCCAGAGATGTACACAGAATACTAGAATAATGTCCTGCCCTGTTCATGTCTGCCccaccctgctgtccctgccacatGTATGAAGGCCTGGAGCAAGTGTGGCTCAGGTGACCTGAAGATCAAATTGATGGGGTCGGGATATTCATGGTGATCCAGGTATCAGTTGCTCAGGAGGGACTTAATCCCTCATGGATATGTGCCTTGGGAGGAGGGCTCCTGGAGAAGATCCTACCTTGTGCTTATAGAAATCTGCATATTTTTACATGCACATGGCATTTGTGTGGGCTTGCACGTCACTGTGACAGCCTGTCCCAGATGCATCACCCAAAATATCTGGTGGGAGTGACCCAATTCCTTAATCAAAACTACGGGACACGTTGAGCAATAAATAATCTAGGATGGATTTTGCATGTacttcttttccctgctgcATTCAACCCTTTTGCTGCTCAGCTCGTTGTTCTCAGACATCTCTTGGCATAGCTAAAAGCAGGGGCATGATTTTTTAATACTTGCAGTACAGTTTCACTGGTGACTGCCAGTTCCAGTAGGACTGACCCGAGCCTTGTTACCATGTTAGGATCTGCTCTGGCTTGCTGCAAGCCTTTTCCCCAGTGTGCTCCAGTGGAGCTGGGCCTGGTTATGTCAGACAAGGATCTGCCCCTCTGTGTCTCTCTGGTTCTGATCTGCCCTCCACAGAGTTCTGTTTTAGCATCACCTGGAAGAGATACACCAGAAGTAGCTTTAGCTCTTCCACTTCAACAcaaattttaataaaagaatTTCACTATAAGCAATAATAATTAACACTTTAATGAAGCTATTATTCAGAAACAGTAAGCCTCACAATTTAAATATATACATCTATTTCAAAATATGCTTTCAAATTACTAGGTTCTAAAACTTACTTGGTTTGGAACAAAATAAGTAATAACAATTAAATGAGTTCAATAGACTTCTTTTGCAGCAGATTTGTTTTTACAATTTAGAACAGAATTTTGTTCTATTctatttaaaatagaattttaaatCTAGCCTATTTTTTAAAGTGGTTTAAATCTAAGTGAAGTCAGAAGATAAACGTTGAAAACACTAagccttgtttttttttttccttttttcagtcTGGGATACTTCCCTACTTAATGATCCCTCTGGGTACTTCAGCTGCATTTTTACCTGTGTATCAAGAAAAGTGTGAAACTGAAACTGTCTCATCAGATACAGTCAATTCCATGTCATAATGAGGCTAAATAAAGTCTCCTGTGAGATTAATAAGTGGGAACTTATATCTGTTGTCCCAGAGTTGTACTCCTTTTTGCAGCCTTGGTTGGGAGTTTTGGCTCTTGTCTCTTCTTAGGCTGCACTCAGCTGAGCTCTGAAATTACTGAAAACTCCCTTTCAGGCTTGGGGAAAACTTGTCTGCATAAACAGCCAGCTCCAAATGTGTAGTTCTCAGTTTATAGATTTAAATCATACCATACTGCATTCCCCAACACAGAACAGAGTGAAAGTCAATGAAATTCAgatggcaaaaagaaaaaacaatcagAAATTTCAACAAATAAAGGCCCATTTagacagaaatagaaaaagacCATAGGACATGGTGGTAATGCAAATATCAGAAAGACAAAGATGACAACATCAGTAAAGAAGGTGCAGCATGCATTAAAGAAATCTTTATCAAAATAAACTCActgttaaaaatatatatataataaccCTCTAGCCTGACATTTCAAAAATAGGAAAAGTGCAATTAGGACTAAAGTGTCAACCAGAATAAGACACCAGGGAGGCTGTAAGGCAGAAAGCACTGTGGCCATAGAAAAATCCAGCTTTGCACCACCTCCACAAAGTGGGAAAAGGTCAAACTGGTCTCTAATTCCTGCTACGTTTTTAAGCAACATAAAGTTTCCCCTTGGGCACTCAGATGTCACAGAAGGAGAAGCTGTGCAGCCATTAACAGAACATGGGATCAGGATCAAATATTACTTTTGTAAAATGATGGTGTGACAGTGACCACAATGTACATGAGGGAAACTTCCTTATGGAACTAGGAAGGCTGAAAGAAGAATCAGCAAAGCACAGGGAGGAGTTATGAATAAAATACTACTgcttaaaacacagaaaatatatCTACATTGGCAAAACTGAAGAGAACTCAGGAAAGTTAAATAAAAGGTTGTAAGGAGGGCAAGAAAACTGTTGATTAACAGCACAGCAGATGCattaaaaagctaaaaataaaatacaccaGAAGCAGGCAACCTGCCAGGAGACTGCAGGGTTTGCAGATGATAGATACAGAGCAGGAGCGCTCAGAAAATACGTTTGGTATAGGAAAGGTATATTAATTACCTGCAGCATTGCTCCCTGTAGAAGAGATTATGAGAGTTTCCATGCAAGAACTTTTATCTGCAGGCAATGAGTAATGGTCTCAACTGATGGGCCAGAAGCCAACAGCATGAGCAGTGATATATCAGCAGGACCAGATGATGTTCACCTGGTGATTTTAAAGGAGCTTGGATATGAAATTGCCTGCCAAGTTACTGTGGAGTGTAACTTATTTCTCACATCAGACTGGTACCAGAGAAATGGGAGGTGGCAGTTAAAGTATCAGTTCTTAAGAGGAAAGCAGAGGACAGCTGGGCAGTTACAGACCAGGAAGCTCcatttccaaaaaaaccccaaaccacagaAAACCAGAATTCAAAGGCACATAGTTGCCTtgggttgtcaagcattggaacaggctgtccagagaagtggtggagtcaAATTCTCTGGAGGTCTTTAAAAAAAGTGTAGATGTGGCATTCAGGGACGTGATTTaatggtggacttggcagtgccaGGTTGATGGTTGGAGCTGATGATTTTAAAGACTTTTTCCAATCTAAAAAATTATACAGTTCTATGAATCTAAGTGGAAAAGTCGGCAAGGCTTCAGCAAAGGGAAATCTTGCTCTTGGTATCTAGTACAATTCTGAAACAGTAAAAGTGAGCCAATCAATAAGTTTTAAAAACCACAAACTGTGATGGGAGCGAGAGGGGACTTCTCCCTTTAACTGGGTGAAAGATGGAAAGAGAGTGGCAGTGAACAGTGAAATTGCATAATAAAAGGAGGTCCACAAGAGCTTTTGCTGTTTAATGtatttacaggaaaagcagaagcaCTGCAAAATTTTCTGGTGGTATACATGTCATAAACGAGGGGTTGCAGAAAGTCATCTGAATGCCAAATCATAAGTAATAAAATGGTAGATAAAGTTAAAAGTTGACAAATGTGAAGGAGAATACACTGGGAGAAAGAACATTCCAACACAAAATAATGAGCTCAGCAGACACTGGCATacaggaaaaatccaggaataaTTGCAGAGAGTTCCCTGAACACATCAGCTCCGTGGGCAGTGTCAGAAAAATTGCAGAGggcaataaaataataaaaagcatTGTAACAGTTTTGACTTGAGAAGAAATCTGGTAGACATAGATCCCTTTACCTTGAAGAAAAAGGTAACTGAAGAAAAGACATGAGTAATAGCAATAAAGGCAAAAAGACTGGCTATTTGCAGTCTCTCAGTCCATCAAATAAATGGCAAACATAATAGCGACATATAAAATGAAGAAAGGCATTTGGCAAAGCAAAACTGAAGTGTAAAACTCAAAAGGACAAgatgttttgaaagaaaacagaacagatattttaaaatgtttagaCAAATCTGCAGAAGGAGAATAAAAGGCTTCAAGACCTGACGAATATGAGGGTAGGCTTGCTGGGGCTCCACAGGAAGCTTAACCCACAGACTGCTAAATCTCAG contains the following coding sequences:
- the SLN gene encoding sarcolipin: MELSTREICLNFMVVLVTVILMWLLVKSYQD